The Methylomusa anaerophila genome has a segment encoding these proteins:
- a CDS encoding CBS and ACT domain-containing protein, translating to MNVAKRMTPNPATIVSTMTIIDALQLMRDRKIRRLPVVDNGKLVGIVTDRDLREISASPATSLSIFELNYLLSKMQVKEIMAKNVVTISPEATVEEAALQMYNHKIGGLVVLDSGGKVIGIITETDIFKTFVDVMGLPQGKTRLAIVVPDRLGVIHDISGVFKELGISIGSFASYPTEDGQYEIIIRADIKDPKPVTEQLAKKGYTVQHMVQIG from the coding sequence GTGAACGTAGCCAAAAGAATGACGCCCAATCCAGCTACTATTGTGTCAACCATGACCATTATTGATGCACTGCAACTCATGCGCGACAGGAAAATTCGCCGGTTGCCGGTTGTGGACAACGGCAAATTAGTCGGTATTGTCACGGACCGGGACCTGCGGGAAATATCGGCGTCTCCGGCCACCAGCCTTTCCATATTTGAGCTCAATTACCTCTTGTCTAAAATGCAAGTAAAGGAAATTATGGCCAAAAACGTAGTTACCATAAGCCCGGAAGCAACTGTGGAAGAGGCAGCCCTGCAAATGTACAACCATAAAATCGGCGGCCTGGTTGTGCTTGACAGCGGTGGCAAGGTAATCGGCATAATTACTGAAACCGATATTTTTAAAACTTTCGTCGATGTAATGGGGCTGCCCCAGGGTAAAACCCGTTTAGCTATTGTAGTGCCTGACCGGCTGGGAGTAATCCACGACATCTCAGGCGTATTCAAGGAACTTGGCATCAGCATTGGCAGTTTTGCCAGCTATCCTACGGAAGATGGGCAATACGAGATCATTATCCGGGCGGACATTAAGGACCCTAAGCCTGTTACCGAACAACTGGCCAAAAAAGGATATACGGTTCAGCATATGGTGCAAATCGGTTAG
- a CDS encoding aminopeptidase yields MSSELLEKYVRLIVKTGINLQQGQTLVVTSPIESASFTRLLAETAYEEGARDVVINWRDELFSKIRYMKAPEEVFDEFPDWQKEFYMSYVRQDAAFVTISATDPELLKDVNPARIAKAQKTGSTALKEYRERLMSNKNTWCVVSIPTQAWAKKVFPGISGEDAVNKLWATIFKVVRVDTENPVAAWEEHKKNLKKSMEFMNSHNFKFLHYRSSLGTDVKIELPENHVWLGGSEYTPEGREFVANMPTEEIFTLPKRTGVNGKVVSSRPLNYNGNLIENFSLTFKDGKIVDFQAEKGYETLKNLIGTDEGSHYLGEVALVPFDSPISKSNILFFNTLFDENASCHLAIGKAYPVCIKDSGKMTEDELAKLGVNDSLVHEDFMIGTADLEITGVTAAGEEIPVFRNGNFAFERLFAATKN; encoded by the coding sequence ATGAGCTCTGAACTCTTGGAGAAATATGTACGTCTGATTGTTAAGACGGGGATAAATCTGCAGCAAGGCCAAACCCTTGTTGTTACCTCTCCCATTGAAAGTGCGTCTTTTACCAGGCTTTTGGCTGAAACCGCCTATGAGGAAGGTGCAAGGGACGTGGTGATCAATTGGCGGGATGAATTGTTTAGCAAAATCCGGTATATGAAGGCGCCGGAAGAGGTTTTTGATGAATTTCCCGATTGGCAGAAGGAATTCTATATGTCCTATGTACGGCAAGACGCAGCTTTCGTAACAATATCCGCCACCGATCCCGAACTCTTAAAAGACGTAAATCCTGCCAGAATCGCCAAAGCGCAGAAAACCGGCAGCACTGCTCTCAAAGAATACCGGGAACGTTTGATGAGCAACAAGAATACCTGGTGTGTAGTATCCATTCCTACTCAGGCCTGGGCTAAAAAGGTCTTCCCCGGAATAAGCGGGGAAGACGCAGTTAATAAGCTATGGGCGACTATATTCAAGGTTGTTAGAGTGGATACTGAGAATCCTGTCGCGGCCTGGGAGGAGCACAAGAAGAACCTGAAAAAAAGCATGGAATTTATGAATTCCCACAATTTCAAATTTCTTCACTACCGTAGTTCTCTTGGTACCGATGTAAAAATCGAACTTCCGGAAAACCATGTCTGGCTGGGTGGCTCGGAATATACGCCGGAAGGGCGGGAATTTGTCGCCAACATGCCCACGGAAGAGATCTTCACCTTGCCGAAAAGAACGGGGGTAAACGGTAAAGTAGTAAGCTCCCGGCCACTAAATTATAACGGCAATCTTATTGAAAACTTCTCCCTAACCTTTAAAGACGGAAAAATTGTTGACTTTCAGGCGGAAAAAGGCTATGAGACGCTAAAAAACCTTATCGGAACAGATGAAGGCTCACACTATTTGGGCGAGGTAGCCCTGGTTCCTTTTGACTCCCCCATCTCAAAGTCGAACATTTTATTTTTCAATACTCTTTTTGATGAAAATGCGTCCTGCCATTTGGCCATAGGTAAAGCCTATCCCGTCTGTATAAAAGACAGCGGCAAGATGACTGAAGATGAACTAGCAAAACTTGGTGTGAACGACTCACTGGTGCATGAAGATTTTATGATAGGTACGGCCGACCTGGAAATAACCGGCGTTACTGCTGCGGGCGAGGAAATTCCGGTATTTCGCAACGGAAATTTTGCCTTTGAAAGACTATTTGCGGCGACCAAAAACTAG
- a CDS encoding branched-chain amino acid ABC transporter permease — protein MELGSLVQQIVQQLINGISLGSIYALIALGYTMVYGIIRLINFAHGDIYMLGAYAGFFATTVFKMSFIPALIFSMAVAAVIGMIIERAAYRPLRNAPKIAVLITAIGVSLFLEYGGMLLVTPQPRTFPAVFTAEVYKFGGLVINSQQVLILFISLLLMVILTYIVNRTKVGKAMRAVSFDTDTARLMGIDVDLVISFTFGIGSALAAAAGVLVGIYYNSIDPLMGLIPGLKAFVAAVLGGIGNIPGAMLGGTLLGVIEALVSGFWSSTFRDAVAFGILIIILLFRPSGLLGRNIREKV, from the coding sequence ATGGAATTAGGAAGCTTGGTTCAACAAATTGTCCAACAATTAATTAACGGTATATCTTTGGGCAGCATATATGCGCTCATAGCCCTAGGCTATACCATGGTGTACGGTATCATCAGACTCATCAATTTTGCTCACGGCGACATCTATATGCTGGGTGCTTACGCCGGGTTCTTTGCCACGACGGTATTCAAGATGTCTTTCATTCCCGCACTTATCTTTTCTATGGCGGTAGCTGCAGTTATCGGTATGATCATTGAGAGGGCGGCCTACCGTCCATTGCGTAATGCCCCGAAAATCGCCGTACTAATTACGGCGATTGGCGTTTCGCTGTTCCTGGAGTATGGCGGCATGCTGCTGGTAACGCCGCAGCCGCGGACTTTCCCGGCTGTATTCACCGCCGAGGTGTACAAGTTCGGCGGATTGGTAATCAACAGTCAGCAAGTGCTTATATTGTTTATTTCGCTGCTGCTGATGGTGATACTGACTTACATTGTCAATCGAACTAAAGTCGGCAAAGCCATGCGGGCGGTCTCCTTTGATACGGATACGGCCAGGCTGATGGGCATTGACGTGGATCTCGTCATATCCTTTACCTTCGGCATTGGTTCCGCCCTGGCGGCCGCAGCCGGTGTATTGGTTGGCATTTACTACAACTCCATTGATCCTTTAATGGGTCTGATACCGGGACTTAAAGCATTTGTAGCCGCAGTTCTGGGCGGCATTGGCAATATTCCCGGCGCCATGCTGGGCGGCACCCTACTGGGTGTAATTGAAGCGCTGGTCAGCGGCTTTTGGTCATCCACCTTCCGGGACGCAGTTGCCTTTGGTATTTTAATTATTATCCTGCTGTTCAGACCGTCGGGGTTGCTTGGCAGGAATATCCGTGAGAAAGTGTAG
- a CDS encoding branched-chain amino acid ABC transporter permease: MGFKGKIKTDLMALGACLATYAVIQGLITADIISPFWQLNIILIGINIILAVSLNLINGFTGQFSIGHAGFMAVGAYLSAVLTVKMQLPFLAAIAGGAIGAAVLGFAIGLPTLRLTGDYLAIATLGLGEIIRICILNIQYVGGASGFMGISRYTNFTWVFFLAVLTIFVIKNFIDSTHGRACISIRENEIAAEAMGVDTTKYKVLAFTIGAGFAGVAGALFSHYFYIAHPASFTFMRSFDILTMVVLGGLGSITGSITGAVLLTFVSAALASYPEWRMVIYALSLIILMIYRPQGLFGNKEISLKMLSRLIGGGRRATQGN; this comes from the coding sequence ATGGGATTTAAGGGAAAAATAAAAACGGATCTGATGGCGTTAGGTGCATGCCTGGCTACTTACGCGGTAATTCAAGGATTAATTACCGCGGATATTATTAGTCCATTTTGGCAGTTAAATATTATTCTTATCGGTATCAATATTATCTTAGCCGTCAGCCTTAACCTGATTAACGGTTTTACCGGTCAGTTCTCAATTGGACATGCCGGATTTATGGCGGTTGGCGCCTATTTAAGCGCTGTATTAACAGTAAAAATGCAGCTTCCCTTTTTGGCAGCCATTGCCGGCGGAGCAATTGGCGCCGCTGTTTTAGGCTTTGCTATCGGGTTACCCACCCTAAGGCTTACAGGAGATTATCTGGCCATTGCCACCCTGGGTTTGGGCGAGATCATCCGGATTTGCATATTAAATATCCAATATGTCGGCGGGGCATCCGGCTTTATGGGCATTTCCCGCTATACTAACTTTACCTGGGTATTTTTCCTTGCGGTGTTAACTATCTTCGTCATCAAAAACTTTATTGATTCCACCCATGGCCGGGCGTGTATCTCCATCCGGGAGAATGAAATTGCTGCGGAAGCAATGGGGGTTGACACCACTAAATACAAAGTTCTTGCCTTTACAATCGGGGCGGGATTTGCCGGCGTCGCCGGCGCGCTGTTTTCCCACTACTTTTATATTGCCCATCCGGCATCCTTTACCTTTATGCGGTCATTTGACATCTTAACCATGGTGGTTCTCGGCGGTCTGGGCAGTATCACCGGTTCCATCACCGGCGCCGTTTTACTGACCTTTGTTTCGGCTGCCTTGGCCAGCTATCCTGAATGGCGCATGGTTATCTATGCGCTATCTTTGATTATTCTCATGATTTATCGGCCGCAAGGTCTGTTTGGCAATAAAGAAATCAGTCTTAAAATGCTTAGCCGCTTAATTGGAGGTGGACGCCGTGCTACTCAAGGCAACTAA
- a CDS encoding cation diffusion facilitator family transporter, producing the protein MHQDDKNFNQLKQSAARLSVISNTLLVVLKLLVGLLTGAVSIVSEAAHSAVDLFAALVAYLAVKKSGKPPDKQHAYGHGKIENLSAAFEAGLIVIAALWIVYEAVAKIKSPAAPAMLEYGIAVMALSIGANYWVSGKLYRAAHLTASHALEADALHLRADIWTSMGVLAGLAIIEVTGFVWLDPVIAIAVAVVVFKAGFEMTKKSLYELTDISLPAEEEEQIRLIVNSHPTVIAFHQLRTRRSGSNKLIDMHVVLKKNMQLNKAHLVCDEIEISIKQELGPCDVTIHLEPCDYYEDVGSCPVDICDGKCKE; encoded by the coding sequence TTGCACCAGGATGATAAGAACTTTAATCAGCTTAAGCAATCGGCAGCCCGGCTATCGGTTATATCCAACACTTTATTGGTAGTTCTGAAATTATTGGTAGGTCTTCTGACCGGTGCGGTCAGTATCGTGTCGGAGGCAGCCCACTCGGCCGTTGATCTTTTTGCCGCCCTTGTTGCCTACCTAGCGGTCAAAAAATCCGGTAAACCGCCGGACAAGCAACATGCTTACGGTCATGGCAAAATTGAAAATTTATCGGCCGCGTTTGAAGCAGGGCTTATTGTGATAGCTGCATTATGGATTGTGTATGAAGCGGTAGCAAAAATAAAAAGTCCGGCAGCACCGGCAATGCTGGAGTACGGTATAGCGGTAATGGCGCTGTCCATTGGCGCCAATTACTGGGTATCAGGGAAGCTGTACCGGGCTGCCCATCTCACTGCCTCCCATGCGCTTGAGGCCGACGCGCTGCACTTGCGGGCGGATATTTGGACCAGCATGGGAGTTTTAGCCGGCCTGGCCATAATTGAAGTCACAGGGTTTGTCTGGCTGGATCCGGTCATTGCGATTGCTGTGGCCGTCGTGGTGTTCAAGGCCGGATTTGAAATGACTAAAAAAAGCCTGTACGAGCTTACTGACATTAGTTTGCCGGCCGAAGAAGAGGAACAAATTCGTCTAATTGTCAACTCCCATCCGACCGTAATCGCCTTTCATCAGCTTAGAACCAGACGATCCGGCAGCAATAAGTTAATTGATATGCATGTCGTTTTGAAGAAAAACATGCAATTAAATAAGGCGCATTTAGTTTGTGACGAAATTGAGATTTCTATTAAGCAAGAACTGGGCCCGTGTGATGTTACCATTCATCTGGAGCCTTGTGATTACTATGAGGATGTTGGCTCCTGTCCGGTGGACATATGTGACGGAAAATGCAAAGAGTAA
- a CDS encoding ABC transporter ATP-binding protein, translating to MLKVDNINVYYGAIHALKGISIEVNEGEIVTLIGANGAGKSTTLRTISGLLKPKNGQISFEGKSIGGMLAQNIVKLGISQVPEGRRVFAHMSVQENLELGAFIRKDSKGIKEDMDMVFTRFPRLAERRTQLAGTLSGGEQQMLAMGRALMSRPRLLLMDEPSMGLAPLLVKEIFSIITDINKTGTTILLVEQNAHMALSIAHQAYVLETGRITLAGDAKELAASEEIRKAYLGG from the coding sequence ATGCTGAAAGTAGATAATATTAACGTATACTACGGTGCGATACACGCCCTGAAAGGGATTAGTATTGAGGTTAACGAAGGCGAAATCGTCACCCTTATCGGCGCCAACGGGGCCGGCAAGAGTACGACCCTCCGCACTATCTCGGGACTATTGAAACCCAAAAACGGGCAAATTAGTTTTGAAGGCAAAAGTATTGGCGGCATGCTGGCGCAAAACATCGTAAAATTGGGAATATCCCAAGTCCCTGAGGGCCGCCGGGTATTTGCCCACATGTCGGTGCAGGAAAACCTGGAACTGGGTGCTTTTATCCGTAAGGACAGCAAAGGGATTAAAGAGGACATGGATATGGTATTTACCCGTTTTCCCCGCCTGGCTGAACGCCGTACTCAGCTTGCCGGCACTCTTTCCGGCGGTGAGCAGCAAATGCTGGCGATGGGCCGGGCCTTGATGAGCCGTCCGCGCCTGCTGCTTATGGATGAACCGTCCATGGGTCTGGCGCCGCTATTAGTAAAGGAAATATTCTCTATTATTACCGACATCAACAAAACCGGCACGACCATTTTATTGGTGGAGCAAAACGCGCATATGGCGCTGTCCATTGCCCATCAAGCGTATGTCCTGGAAACCGGACGGATAACTCTCGCCGGTGATGCCAAAGAACTGGCGGCGAGCGAGGAAATACGCAAAGCCTATCTTGGCGGCTAG
- a CDS encoding ABC transporter ATP-binding protein: protein MLLKATKLSKVFGGLRAVSNFEVAIAPGELAGLIGPNGAGKTTVFNLLTGVYEPTEGEIAFDGKSVIGLRPYQITQRGIARTFQNIRLFNDLSVLDNVKIAYHFHVKYGILESMFRFGRYHKEEAEVEEKAVHFLEIFQLADKKDEIAKNLPYGEQRRLEIARALAAQPKLLLLDEPAAGMNPQETQQLMEMIRWIRKEFNLTILLIEHDMSLVMGVCERIYVLDYGSIIAHGTPAEIKNNPRVIEAYLGEEV from the coding sequence GTGCTACTCAAGGCAACTAAGCTGTCAAAAGTATTTGGCGGCCTCCGGGCGGTATCTAACTTTGAAGTTGCTATTGCCCCCGGGGAACTGGCCGGCTTGATCGGTCCCAACGGAGCGGGAAAAACAACGGTATTTAACCTTTTGACAGGGGTTTATGAACCTACGGAAGGTGAAATTGCGTTTGACGGCAAAAGCGTTATCGGTCTGCGCCCTTATCAGATTACGCAACGGGGCATTGCCCGGACATTCCAGAACATCCGCCTGTTTAATGACCTAAGTGTACTGGATAACGTAAAGATTGCCTATCACTTTCACGTGAAGTATGGAATTCTGGAAAGCATGTTCCGGTTTGGCCGCTATCATAAAGAAGAGGCTGAGGTTGAAGAAAAGGCTGTACATTTCCTGGAAATCTTCCAACTGGCCGACAAGAAGGATGAAATAGCGAAAAACCTCCCCTACGGCGAACAGCGGCGTCTGGAGATTGCCCGCGCCCTGGCGGCTCAGCCGAAACTGCTTTTGCTGGATGAGCCGGCGGCAGGCATGAACCCGCAGGAAACCCAGCAGCTCATGGAAATGATCCGCTGGATTCGCAAAGAGTTCAACCTTACCATTTTGCTGATTGAGCATGATATGAGTCTGGTTATGGGCGTGTGCGAACGCATTTATGTATTGGATTACGGCAGTATAATCGCTCACGGCACACCGGCCGAAATCAAGAACAATCCACGGGTTATCGAGGCCTACCTCGGTGAGGAGGTTTAG